Proteins encoded by one window of Rutidosis leptorrhynchoides isolate AG116_Rl617_1_P2 chromosome 7, CSIRO_AGI_Rlap_v1, whole genome shotgun sequence:
- the LOC139860338 gene encoding uncharacterized protein: MAEEKSLIQIPRFDGHYDHWSELMENLIRSKGLWYIIEKGVEEPKEGVTMSDAEQKAYDSNRMKDHQVKHVLFQALDREVFEQILDRRNSKVVWESMKAKFGGNSKVKKSLLNSLRREFEVLAMKGDESIAEYFARVMAVSNKMRSNGEDMPDKKIVEKIMRTLTEKFTYVVVAIEEAQDTDTMSIDELQSSLVVHEQKFKRSSSEGVDHALKIEDFSGGRGRGRGRNSYRGRGRGRGRSGSFDKSTIECYKCHGLGHFQYECPQWSKEANYAEYDDQDQMLLMALEELESKPVKNIWFLDSGCSNHMCGDRGLKTLYQKNMVTGLPSVAADEIICDSCMKGKQHRLAIPKATKWRASEKLQQLHADLCGPITPASNSDKRYIFCIIDDFSRKTWVYFLKEKSEALHHFKVFKARVEKEADTFIKCLRTDRGGEFNSTEFNEFCKLNGIKRQLTTAYTPQQNGVAERKNRTIMNLVRSIMIEKDVPKTFWPEAVKWVNHVLNRSPTLAVKDVTPEEAWGGIKPSVDYFRVFGCIGHVHVPDAKRNKLENKSV, encoded by the exons ATGGCAGAAGAGAAGTCACTCATTCAAATCCCACGTTTCGATGGTCACTATGACCACTGGAGCGAGCTTATGGAGAATCTGATACGTTCAAAAGGATTGTGGTACATCATCGAGAAGGGTGTAGAAGAACCAAAAGAGGGTGTCACAATGAGTGACGCAGAACAGAAGGCATACGATAGCAATCGTATGAAGGATCACCAAGTCAAGCACGTCTTGTTCCAAGCGTTAGATCGAGAGGTATTCGAGCAAATCTTGGACCGGAGAAATTCCAAGGTTGTGTGGGAATCCATGAAAGCAAAGTTTGGAGGAAATTCAAAGGTGAAAAAGTCTCTGTTGAATTCGTTGAGGAGAGAATTCGAAGTTTTGGCTATGAAAGGAGATGAAAGCATTGCGGAGTACTTTGCTAGAGTTATGGCGGTTTCAAATAAAATGAGGAGCAATGGAGAAGACATGCCTGATAAGAAAATTGTGGAGAAGATCATGAGAACTCTGACCGAAAAGTTTACATACGTAGTGGTGGCCATAGAAGAGGCACAGGACACGGACACCATGTCCATTGATGAGCTACAAAGCTCGTTGGTTGTACACGAGCAAAAGTTTAAACGCAGCAGCAGCGAAGGTGTCGATCATGCACTGAAAATTGAAGATTTTTCAGGAGGAAGAGGTAGAGGCAGAGGTCGAAATTCGTATCGAGGAAGGGGTCGTGGAAGAGGTCGATCTGGTAGCTTCGACAAATCAACCATTGAATGTTACAAATGCCATGGTTTAGGACATTTTCAATATGAATGTCCCCAATGGAGTAAGGAAGCGAACTATGCTGAATATGATGACCAAGATCAGATGTTACTGATGGCCCTTGAAGAACTCGAAAGCAAACCTGTCAAAAATATTTGGTTTCTTGACTCGGGGTGTTCGAATCACATGTGTGGTGATCGAG ggttgaagaccttgtatcaaaAGAACATGGTGACTGGGTTACCGAGTGTTGCTGCTGATGAGATTATTTGTGACTCGTGTATGAAGGGAAAACAACACAGATTGGCGATACCAAAGGCGACTAAATGGAGAGCTAGTGAGAAGTTACAACAACTTCATGCGGATCTATGTGGTCCTATAACGCCTGCATCGAATAGTGATAAACGGTACATATTTTGTATTATAGATGATTTCTCAAGAAAGACGTGGGTGTATTTTTTGAAGGAGAAATCAGAAGCTCTTCATCACTTTAAGGTGTTTAAAGCTAGAGTGGAGAAAGAAGCAGAtacgttcatcaaatgcttgaggACGGATCGAGGAGGGGAATTTAATTCCACTGAATTCAATGAGTTTTGTAAGCTGAATGGAATTAAAAGACAGCTTACCACAGCTTATACGCCCCAACAGAATGGCGTCGCCGAGCGCAAAAATCGAACGATTATGAATCTTGTTAGATCAATTATGATAGAGAAGGATGTTCCAAAGACGTTTTGGCCCGAGGCTGTAAAGTGGGTAAACCATGTACTCAATCGATCTCCAACTTTAGCAGTTAAAGATGTTACTCCCGAAGAGGCATGGGGTGGAATCAAACCAAGTGTAGACTACTTCAGAGTTTTTGGTTGCATAGGGCATGTACATGTGCCTGATGCAAAGAGAAACAAGCTCGAAAACAAGAGTGTATGA